TTAATGAAAGAGATTTTGGCCAGTTATGGGATGTTTAGAACTTATACAAAATAACAGCTGTTAATCGGCAATTTCGCAattttgaacttaatttataAACCATTTTCTTAACAAATGGGTATCAAATAATCTATTTACACCAAATGATTTTTTATCAAAACCGATAAGTCTTTTGAATAGAAGAATGAagcaaaataaaagtaattttgttcATTCTGATAATAGCGAAGTGAATGCCGCCAATGTAGCAAAGTAATGTCAGCCATTACGTTTTACTGAGAAGAACGATTTTTCCAGAATTTTCGTGaacaaattgattaaaaatgaaCGTGTTTGCTCAGTCATGCCAAAACCATACATAGTAGGACTATTGCTGTTAGCGACTAGATATATATTCCtgataaagaatattttatttagagatAAAGGTAAATCTTAGATTGTCAAAGGAATTTTTATTTAGAAGATTATTTTAAATGCTGTATTGAATGCTATTATTATGTCTCATGCCACACTTTTTATGAGTCCAACTTTTGTTCACTTTCTTACCGCTCCTTTTTTATGTTGTATCATATACTGGAAGTTTTTCGCTAAAATATCACAATTATCGATTCCTAATGTAAAACTGCTACTTAGTACTATCATTACATAAAGAATACTGTTCCTCATTCTAAGTTCTATAAAAGCCAACTTTAATAATCcaacttttaaactaaatatttgacgtaagcaattttttaatatcatatcaaaaatcaaccgttccagcggggatcgaacctgcatctccgacttaccttgtcggtgctttagccaattaagctatggaacgatgtactcgctagatcgaaattcaTAATCTTACTAATATACAAAAACTAAAGTTTGTAAGGTTGGATGGTACGCAACACGGTAAAGCTTAATTCAAGTTTAAGCATACGGATTAAACTTATTCTAATGGAACGGTTAAAGTCCGCGTAGCTCTAAGTAACGCTAAACTTTTAATGCAAGGTCAAAGATCGTGACGAGTAGAATGACTTGCATTCCGAATAACAATTCGCCAAATTGAAAGCAACATTATCAGCTAAGAACAGCAAGACTCTTCCAGTCAGTGATAActgttattaaacattataatcgTATTATAACTGTAGAAAAGTTTAGCTAATTAAATTACAGTTTCTGTATACCATATAccatatagccaccccctctcttcccgtggaagggataacaaagttccactaccaccttggaacttgagaagccgaccgatggcgggataaccatctaaccgctggctttgaaacacacaggccgatgacgggcagcagcgtcttaggtacgacaaagccagccctgcggtcaccaacccgcctgcccagcgtggtgactatgggcaacgcacatgagttcacgcatttttggcgtgaacttgtggaggcctatgtccagcagtggactgcaataggctggaatgatgatgatgatgatgagtattattttgagcaggaaattcctgctgtgccctacctcagttaaaataataaaaataaaataaaatgtatgtgtatatgtgttcTATGTTCGTATGTGTAATACTTACTCGAAAAACATAAACATCCAGTCTGTTGGTTAGCCTGTAGAGATGTCGTCGGTCTAATTTCCTTCTGCTCTTTCGACTGTTCCGTGACGCATTTCTGGTAATAGTCGAACTCTTTTACATACCTGTAAATACCaaggtaaagaaaaaaaaatatacactagGAAACACCTACTTCGGAAAAAACGCACTTTatgagttaaaattaaaaaagagatTAAGCATTCTGTTAAaccacaaaaatttaatatttatcgatCCAATTAACTCagtttaatattaaactttgaTCTAAAATCTATTTCTATCAAAATTTTGCATTTCAAATAAACTTCTAAGTTATTAGTAGTTTTatactaagaaaaaaaatttctttacaaatacataaataaagtgATAAAGGCGTTGCCTCAGGCTGCCATCAATTtctctctcttgtcggtccctcatgtctgaagatcgtggtcagcatcagggttgcatctggagcggatgatgtgcctccaccggtctctgtccatggcgtctcttacgaccgtgtatAACCTAGTGGCAGATGAGTTCTTGACCTGGTCTACCCATCTCGTTGGTAAACGACCGCGCGATCTTTTGCCGTCCGTGTTCCCAACCACAATCAGTCTCTCCAGATTTTTATCGCCTCTGCGCATCGTGTGGCCGAAGTACGACAAAATACGCCGTCGGCATATGGTGGACAACCTGGTTTTGATATGGAGCTGGGCCAGGATCGACGCATTAGTGCGTTTCGCAGTCCAAGGTATTCTCAGCATTCGCCTCCAGCACCACATTTCGAATGCATCAATCCTTTGCCTTTCTCGGGCCAGGATTGTCCATGTCTCAACTCCATACAGGAAGATAGGGAAAACAAGGGCTCGTACCAGCCTGGTCTTGGTTGTTCAAACGCGCCATAGCATCCTTTGCCATCCCAATACGCCTTCTTATTTCGGGGACACAACTGCCGTCATTGCAGATTTGGCCATCAATTTAATCAACCTCATATCATCGTTACATTCtagattttcttattaaaagaaattctataaattataattaattaaagaaatatccTTACGTATCTCTCAAAACCTAGagatgaacatttttttaagtaccTATTAATGAGGCTTAACATAAAAGTaccaaaataaatatgaagCCCCAAACTGTAGGTACAATAGAATTGTGtctctttttatataatagaattaGAATCAAGGGTGAGAAACCTTTTCTTAGTAGGAGGCCgcaaattttttgaaaaattgataTTCGAGCCAAAAGTACAAAATgatggaaaataataatacttgatGGTACAAGTATTGAATTTTAGTGTgccttattattataataaaattgatagttttgaaaatttgaaaactGGCGGGCCGCACAAAACCTCTATTCAGCCGCATGCGGCCCGCGGGCCGCGGGTTGCTTACCCCTGAATTAGATAGACGATGACTTAGTCTACATGTAGCTACTACACATTTTTTGTTAGGACTATTGCCTCGAAACCGGGCAAGAGTATCTTTTTTGAATTACAGTGGGTAATTtatgaaaaagtaattattaaacagGTATTTTTGAAGTTGACTTCATCACGGCATTCAATTAATAGTGTAATTATAGATAAGCACtacatgtaattaaaaaaaaatacttaatagttAAACggttatcttttaattaaaaatttctatcGTTTCTTTTTAAACCTACCCACAAAAACTTACCAATTTATATTCACAGTATcgaatcataaaattatatattaactacccataaaaacatttatcaaaatattttatatactttgttTCAGATAAAAAAATGGCGCGCGCAGTTATAGTTTTAATGTTATTCCAAATTCTAAGTTTCCCCATTCTAACGCACAGCAATGATGATAATCCTTTCCTGGACCTCGCTTCATCGTTCTTGCAGAATATGGGCGATGGGGGGAGTAATAATAATGGGATGGCAGCTATTGGCAATATCGTTGGCAGTTTAATGCAAGGTGATAATGCTAAAAATCTGGGCAGTCTATTTGGACAGGATAATGGAAGCGCTGGTGATGTTCTATCAGGTAACCTGAAacgcttaatatttttaacattaaaacattaatactaAATAACTCGGCGAACTTTTTGACGCCATTCCTACTTTTTTTgtgaattaatattttgttttattttcctttatagaaatcttgtaattataataacaattcgGGATTCGGGAAAATCGGATTTGTGATTCAACGGGAAAATGTTGCATTGTTTTCGTCATGCCAATCATACATTCCTAACTTACTCGTATATCATCAAAAATATCGTTAAAATTCATAATATAGCTAAATTAATGTTTCCAGGTTTGaataacataatattgttaatatataaagaaaattttgctCACGTGGTTTTTTATATGGTAATATTCGACtaccccgttggcgcagtttgtagtgaacctgccttctgctccggaggttgtgggttcgagtctgggtgtaatatatatttatttatatatatatatatatatgatttatatatatgattatcaaaataaatatttgtagctataccagtcggctgttatgttacacaagcattaagttgcttactttaggaacggaccatgtgtgtatgttgtaaatatttatttattatttattatataatatcataaaatttacgATAGGAATTGTTTCGTTACATTAACTATTTATACGGAAAAATGGctgtaaaaaatcataataaaacaagGCGTATAGTTTACTACATAAATCAAGTTCACATCCAAATGTCCAGCCTCAATGTTAGCAATATTTCACTGTTTATGTGATGATGAATAAGTTCCATAAGATGGCTATTATCTCATAAGTACATTGAATAACAAGTTTTATTAGTAGTAAAACATGTATTAACACCTAGTTAATGTAATTTTACAGGTTTGGGTAGCTTATTGGGCGGACAAGATGGTAAAATCGATCCATCACTGGTCGGTACAGTGGTATCAATGTTCGCACAGCAAATGGCATCCAATAACCAGCAAAACCAACGTCAAAAACGAGAATCGGAATCAAACGATCTAAATGTGGAAAGTATTCTGAATATGGCATCTGGATTTTTAGGCAATAAGAATGCTGCTGGAATTTTGCCTTTAGTCATGAACACTTTAAGCGCATTTTCGGATGAACAGGCGAATAAAAGATCTGATAGTCATAAAGATCATTCATCTTTCCTCCCCCCGTTCTTGGAAAAGGCTCATTTGTACTGGgacttgtttataaattccGAATTAGGGAAGACGATTTGGGAAAAGTCTGGTATCAAAAGGGCTACGAAATCCTTTACCGATCCCGATGGTAATATTAGTTTTGAGATGATGTTCAAGAGTTTTGAAAACCATTCCTTCAGAAGGCATTGGATTAAGGCTGTTGCGAAATATTTGACTGATATGGTTGTTCACGTCGCTAAGCCGGAAGTCTACCAAAGGTAAGATGaagtataaattaaagttttgaatattaaatttaccttttcATAAAAGCAAGAAGAgatagaaaatgtcgtttttgTTCATAAATGCAACTTTAGCTTGCTTATGAAATCAAATATGTATTGTCAGCATCAGCAAAAAGAAAAAGCAAGGTCACGTTTTTAATTTCTAGATACATAAGACAAAAGTATAAATCatgtttattatacataattacaaataatccccataaattaaaaagaaagataTCATTAGTATCTTAGCCTAACAAAACCTACCCAAATATTTCATATTCGTTCAGgaatataacaacaaaaatattcagGAAATTGTTTCCAATATTCCAACAAATGTCTTGTAAATTTAGTTTATGATAGAATCAAATATATTCCACTGACGTCCCACGCTTTATAGTAGTTGTAAAAAGTTCAGCCGATGTAACGTTCGTCAGATCACGTAAGGAAAACTATCCATTTACGATGCAAAACGCGATATGGGATATGAATACGAAATTctagaaaagatttttttttttaattgttttaggACAGCTATTGATTAAACTATTGGATCTATGTCGGGAAAAAGGTCTTAGGCGCATATTCATTTTGAtcagtaatgtattctatctcattctctcatATACAGTCATgtatatgtgtttgtttctttatcgacTATCGTTTCATCGactttcaaatcacaacgattctaaaaaaGTTCCACTTCAAGAAAATCAATATAtatctctttttaatatatcactacatatataatatacagatataggtgaaaatttataaaaaaaatatagaaataacagtcggctgttacctgtaacacaagcattaagttgcttaccataggaacagacgaccgtgtatgttatatgatatttatttatttatttatttaaatatatactttttccAGGTACTTGACATCAGCGCAATACATCATAAACAGCTTCTTAGACAGCCAAGGCTTGCCAAAGTCGACCCACTTCAATGTGAACAAGCCTGAGAAATCCATCACGGTGTTGACAAATTACGTTCTCAGGAAATACTTAGATATGGATACAGATGTCTCTGAATATGTCAAATCAGCTGTGGCATACATCAaagtaagttatttaaaaatattaaacatatttatatagatttactttttttgttttacttaaaaatagcGCTATAAGCGATTTCAAGATTTCAGTCAAAgctgttataaaattatacttgcagtatttaaaaaaatgttgccagcaaataaagttataaatatataattttattattaattgcaaTTTAATTCcaatattaataagtaatagAATCAGTCAAAGAAATAATAGTGAATACTTTCTCTGctcttttcaaatttaaattaacttcaaaatttatttctaacattaaaaaaactattttttttactatctagCTGTATGCTAAAATGTAGAATTTTAAGTTATCATACCCACTTGTCtataatattacacatatttttcAGCAAACATTAAAACTAGCCCAAACTGCCTCCCAGAACCTAGCCTCCAGATCTGACTACCACGCCATAGCTGACAGACTGACGGACACACTAAACTTAGAAGTTATAGAACCAGTTTTAAGGGTGTACAGAGCTTACAAACATTCAAAGGAGGCGCCTCATTGCCAGGAACACTTAATGTGCGTCGTTAATAGGCATCACGATCAGGATAAACAAGGTTCGTTtggtatttttgtataattttgatattttttggaGTTTGTTCCTTGataatcgattttaatataaggccccggtatgaaaaaaatatgaggagtaaaatcaactgaacgaatgacctcgttacgtttgtCGTAACACCATCTATCGGAACCATATTGAATTCCGATAGACGATGACGTTTTCTCATAGTTCCATCTGATTCAACCCTattgagttccgatagatggcgtttatttaccattttatatGGTATAAATATGTTTCTTAGCCTAGTAAACCTCTTTGTGCCTATTTACACAGTCGATCTGAAAGAGTAAACTctagtcgtgcgtcggagttgACAGCCACACTttttttgctatattttttttttataaatagccaaaatatttattgtacaacGGATTAAGAACGTTTGACTTTTGAATAACGGTTTACATacgaaaacacacaatacacatacaaataacaTTCAccataaacaatatattttgttttgtgatTTGACTATATACAAAGgcaagaaattatttttaaacaaacatgaACAGCAggatacaaataattttaaccaaACATCGTTCGTATTGTTTAtatcagtt
The Melitaea cinxia chromosome 23, ilMelCinx1.1, whole genome shotgun sequence DNA segment above includes these coding regions:
- the LOC123665249 gene encoding uncharacterized protein LOC123665249, with protein sequence MARAVIVLMLFQILSFPILTHSNDDNPFLDLASSFLQNMGDGGSNNNGMAAIGNIVGSLMQGDNAKNLGSLFGQDNGSAGDVLSGLGSLLGGQDGKIDPSLVGTVVSMFAQQMASNNQQNQRQKRESESNDLNVESILNMASGFLGNKNAAGILPLVMNTLSAFSDEQANKRSDSHKDHSSFLPPFLEKAHLYWDLFINSELGKTIWEKSGIKRATKSFTDPDGNISFEMMFKSFENHSFRRHWIKAVAKYLTDMVVHVAKPEVYQRYLTSAQYIINSFLDSQGLPKSTHFNVNKPEKSITVLTNYVLRKYLDMDTDVSEYVKSAVAYIKQTLKLAQTASQNLASRSDYHAIADRLTDTLNLEVIEPVLRVYRAYKHSKEAPHCQEHLMCVVNRHHDQDKQGLPGFKAGLTKLSSLVASAALSFQDGKGFWDLYNAIQSDVNCEAKYPADCAAFHEHELKVTTEVYHSEL